One Cucurbita pepo subsp. pepo cultivar mu-cu-16 chromosome LG11, ASM280686v2, whole genome shotgun sequence DNA window includes the following coding sequences:
- the LOC111805016 gene encoding U-box domain-containing protein 31-like codes for MPIYHPSICTQRDPKLLVGCGAHILDLQTVVKDGILGGAQKLDLKEMIEELESSIEVPSVFICPISLEPMQDPVTLCSGQTYERSNILKWFSLGHLTCPTTMQELWDDSVTPNRTLHQLIHTWFSQKYLALKKRSEDVQGRVLELLDSLKKVKGQARVQSLKDLRHVVTAHSSAKKMVVDNGGVALISSLLGSFTSHAVGSEGVGILVNLDLNSELKKNLIQPTRISLIADILNEGSIETKINCTKFIKMLTEGDASTIENVSSLSLLVGLLRMVKDQRHPNGVTAALTLLRTLCSNESIRKQLVGIGAVAKLGGALSGLNAESLESALYILDVLSSLPEGRLALKNCEDTVRNLVKLLMKVSEICTRFALSILWAVFKLAPEECSVLAVEAGLAAKLLLVIQSGFNPELKQRSAELLKLCSLNYPDSIFISKCKLTRTIQ; via the coding sequence ATGCCCATCTACCACCCCTCCATTTGTACACAACGGGATCCCAAGCTCCTCGTCGGCTGCGGTGCACACATTCTAGATCTCCAAACTGTGGTCAAAGATGGCATTCTTGGCGGTGCCCAGAAATTGGATCTCAAGGAGATGATTGAAGAGCTGGAGTCGTCCATAGAGGTCCCATCGGTGTTCATTTGTCCAATCTCGCTCGAGCCCATGCAAGATCCAGTCACCCTCTGCTCCGGGCAGACCTACGAGCGGTCCAACATTCTCAAATGGTTCTCTTTAGGCCACTTGACTTGTCCCACAACAATGCAAGAGCTTTGGGACGATTCCGTCACACCGAATCGGACCCTTCACCAGCTGATTCACACCTGGTTTTCGCAGAAGTACTTGGCATTGAAGAAGAGATCAGAGGACGTGCAGGGGAGAGTTTTAGAGCTCTTGGATTCGTTGAAGAAGGTCAAGGGCCAAGCTAGGGTTCAGTCCCTTAAGGATCTCCGACATGTCGTCACCGCCCATTCCTCCGCCAAGAAGATGGTGGTCGACAACGGCGGTGTTGCTCTAATCTCCTCTCTTTTGGGTTCTTTCACTTCCCACGCAGTTGGGTCGGAAGGCGTGGGGATTCTCGTCAATTTGGATCTGAATTcagagttgaagaagaatcTGATTCAACCCACCAGAATATCCCTAATTGCAGATATTTTAAACGAAGGGTCCATCGAAACCAAGATTAATTGCACCAAATTCATCAAGATGTTGACGGAGGGCGATGCTTCAACAATAGAGAACGTTTCGAGTTTAAGTCTCCTCGTCggattgttgagaatggtAAAGGATCAAAGACATCCAAACGGAGTAACCGCCGCACTCACTTTACTCCGAACGCTTTGTTCAAACGAATCAATCAGAAAGCAACTCGTTGGCATCGGTGCCGTCGCGAAACTCGGTGGCGCTCTCTCCGGCTTAAACGCCGAAAGCTTGGAGTCAGCGCTTTATATTCTCGACGTTTTATCGTCCCTTCCAGAGGGGAGATTAGCGTTGAAGAATTGTGAAGATACAGTTAGAAATTTGGTGAAATTGTTAATGAAAGTATCGGAGATTTGTACAAGATTTGCGCTATCGATTTTGTGGGCGGTGTTCAAGCTAGCGCCGGAGGAATGTTCGGTGCTCGCGGTGGAGGCGGGATTAGCGGCAAAATTGCTGCTTGTGATCCAAAGTGGGTTCAATCCAGAACTGAAACAGAGATCTGCAGAGCTATTGAAATTGTGTAGTCTAAATTACCCAGATTCTATCTTCATTTCTAAATGTAAGCTTACGAGAACTAtacaataa